The following are encoded in a window of Sphaerisporangium siamense genomic DNA:
- a CDS encoding IclR family transcriptional regulator: MTTLPFARPGSAAGTTPAGTGDAEAMNSVLGKARLIIEAFTAEDDSLSLAELVRRTGVAKASVHRLAQELLGWGVLERAGNRYRLGLRLFEIGQRVPRQRILREAALPYMEDLLLATQETVHFAVHEGLDVLYVEKLMVHRGLRKQSRVAGRLPLFCTATGKVIIAFSSPVLFHEVVRHGLTPLTHKTIVQPGRLLAQLDRIRAERLAVEVEETRLGYTSLAVPVFADAGTLAGALSITAPTFRMNQDRFTAALRTAALGISRTLQATG, encoded by the coding sequence ATGACGACGCTTCCGTTCGCCCGTCCCGGCTCGGCGGCGGGCACCACTCCCGCGGGCACCGGCGACGCCGAGGCGATGAACTCCGTCCTGGGCAAGGCGCGCCTGATCATCGAAGCGTTCACGGCGGAGGACGACTCCCTCTCGCTCGCGGAGCTCGTCCGGCGCACCGGGGTGGCGAAGGCCAGCGTGCACCGGCTCGCCCAGGAACTGCTCGGCTGGGGGGTGCTGGAGCGGGCGGGGAACCGCTACCGCCTCGGCCTGCGGCTCTTCGAGATCGGCCAGCGGGTGCCCCGGCAGCGGATCCTGCGCGAGGCGGCCCTGCCCTACATGGAGGACCTGCTGCTCGCCACCCAGGAGACGGTCCACTTCGCCGTCCATGAGGGCCTCGACGTGCTGTACGTCGAGAAGCTGATGGTGCACCGGGGACTGCGCAAGCAGTCCCGGGTCGCCGGGCGGCTCCCCCTGTTCTGCACCGCCACCGGGAAGGTGATCATCGCCTTCTCATCCCCGGTGCTCTTCCACGAGGTCGTCCGGCACGGCCTCACTCCCCTGACCCACAAGACGATCGTCCAGCCCGGACGGCTTCTGGCCCAGCTCGACAGGATCCGGGCCGAACGTCTCGCGGTCGAGGTCGAGGAGACCAGGCTCGGCTACACGAGCTTGGCCGTCCCCGTCTTCGCCGACGCCGGCACGCTGGCCGGCGCGCTGTCGATCACGGCCCCCACGTTCCGGATGAACCAGGACCGGTTCACGGCCGCGCTGCGCACCGCCGCACTCGGCATCTCCCGCACGCTCCAGGCGACGGGCTGA
- a CDS encoding M20 family metallopeptidase, translating to MKAPDGLAGLDRDRRDQVAAAWRHVTAARLRELLCGLVNVPSPTGGERRLAEHITGTLVAAGITAATQPLDDRQANAWGRLRGDGTGPDLMLYAPLDTLTTGREDEDVPWAGPGARPDMRPAARVEGDLVIGLGAGNPKGHAACVLMAAEAVHRAGLPLTGDLLVAFGAGGMPVNAPPGGGRRNVGQGVGCSFLLEQGVWADFAVIAKPGWTVSAEEVGLAWFEVTVHGVHTYVGSRHRLPYENAIARAGEVAVRLEEWFAGYTDRHTGGTVAPQGIVAAVEGGRPHMAAVTPATCRLLVDLRLSPRTTPMRAKREFGAAIEKIRAELPGTVVTFEMVLAVPGTASDPRSWVVRSATAAWEAMEGRPHEVIRGNSGATDANILRSRGIPTVRIGMPKVTDVPFEIDFSMGMNTADVREMERLTRHLIRTAVTTVTRSRSEVGV from the coding sequence GTGAAGGCCCCGGACGGACTGGCCGGCCTCGACCGCGACCGGCGTGACCAGGTCGCGGCGGCCTGGCGGCATGTCACCGCGGCACGGCTGCGAGAACTGCTCTGCGGCCTGGTGAACGTCCCCAGCCCGACCGGCGGCGAACGCCGCCTCGCCGAGCACATCACCGGCACCCTGGTGGCCGCCGGCATCACGGCGGCGACCCAGCCGCTCGACGACCGGCAGGCCAACGCGTGGGGACGGCTGCGCGGCGACGGCACCGGCCCGGACCTCATGCTGTACGCGCCGCTCGACACGCTGACCACCGGCCGGGAGGACGAGGACGTCCCGTGGGCCGGCCCCGGAGCACGGCCCGACATGCGGCCGGCCGCCCGCGTCGAGGGCGACCTGGTGATCGGGCTCGGCGCCGGCAACCCGAAGGGCCACGCCGCCTGCGTGCTGATGGCCGCCGAGGCCGTCCACCGCGCCGGGTTGCCGCTGACCGGGGACCTGCTGGTCGCGTTCGGGGCCGGCGGCATGCCCGTCAACGCGCCGCCCGGCGGCGGGCGGCGCAACGTCGGGCAGGGCGTCGGCTGTTCGTTCCTCCTCGAACAGGGAGTCTGGGCGGACTTCGCAGTGATCGCCAAGCCCGGCTGGACGGTCTCCGCGGAGGAGGTGGGGCTGGCCTGGTTCGAGGTCACCGTCCACGGCGTGCACACCTATGTCGGCTCACGGCATCGCCTGCCGTACGAGAACGCGATCGCCCGGGCGGGTGAGGTCGCCGTACGGCTGGAGGAGTGGTTCGCCGGCTATACCGACCGGCACACCGGGGGGACGGTCGCCCCCCAGGGCATCGTCGCCGCGGTGGAGGGAGGCCGGCCGCACATGGCGGCCGTCACCCCGGCCACGTGCCGGCTGCTCGTGGACCTGCGCCTGAGCCCGCGCACGACTCCCATGCGGGCCAAGCGGGAGTTCGGCGCCGCGATCGAAAAGATCCGCGCCGAACTGCCCGGCACCGTGGTGACGTTCGAGATGGTGCTCGCCGTCCCCGGCACCGCCTCCGACCCGCGAAGCTGGGTGGTCCGCAGCGCCACCGCCGCCTGGGAGGCCATGGAGGGGCGCCCGCACGAGGTGATCCGCGGCAACAGCGGCGCGACCGACGCCAACATCCTGCGGAGCCGGGGAATCCCGACCGTGCGCATCGGCATGCCCAAGGTCACCGACGTGCCGTTCGAGATCGACTTCTCGATGGGGATGAACACCGCCGACGTCCGGGAGATGGAACGGCTCACCCGCCATCTGATCCGCACCGCCGTCACCACGGTCACCCGGTCCCGATCAGAGGTGGGCGTGTGA
- a CDS encoding MarR family winged helix-turn-helix transcriptional regulator, translated as MTGHHTLRQTEEAIGQRLGGLNVDSEAMWAVSNIYRASSAIRNHLEQTVLRDTGLTWTGFVVMWVVWIWGESEPRHVAAEAGISKGTLTGVVKTLESYRHLRRFPHPTDGRRVMLALTATGDRLMRELFPQFNRQEAFVVKELDSERRRELATSLKRILEHLESS; from the coding sequence ATGACGGGACACCACACGTTGCGCCAGACCGAGGAGGCGATCGGCCAGCGGCTGGGCGGCCTGAACGTCGATTCCGAGGCCATGTGGGCGGTGTCGAACATCTACCGCGCCTCCTCGGCCATCCGCAACCACCTGGAGCAGACGGTGCTGCGGGACACAGGCCTGACCTGGACCGGGTTCGTGGTGATGTGGGTGGTGTGGATCTGGGGCGAGAGCGAGCCCCGGCACGTCGCCGCCGAGGCGGGCATCTCCAAGGGCACGCTCACGGGCGTGGTCAAGACGCTGGAGTCCTACCGGCACCTGCGGCGCTTCCCCCATCCCACGGACGGCCGCCGGGTGATGCTGGCGCTCACCGCGACAGGGGACCGGCTGATGCGGGAGCTGTTCCCGCAGTTCAACCGGCAGGAGGCGTTCGTGGTGAAGGAACTCGACAGCGAACGCCGCCGCGAACTCGCCACCTCACTGAAGCGAATCCTGGAGCACCTGGAGAGCTCCTGA
- a CDS encoding alpha/beta fold hydrolase: MTSSTIVPTIWTELAGVDFRVATVDAGGVPTRSLQAGAGEPVIFLHGTSGHLEAFARNIGDHARRYACHAIDMLGHGYTGKPDFPYEIPRYRDHLLAYMDANGIESAHIVGESLGGWVGARTAIDAPERVASLQLLCAGGTVANPKVMERIRTTTRQAVTRDDVELTRARMRLLMADAEDATEELVAIRHTIYHRPDFVATIDNLLCLQNMETRLRNVLRPEDLARITAPTLIVWGRDNPFGEVPEAAAMHEAIAGSELVLFDACGHWPQHEQAVRYNEVSLAFLAKHPVSR; encoded by the coding sequence ATGACTTCCAGCACCATCGTTCCCACCATCTGGACCGAACTGGCCGGCGTCGACTTCCGGGTCGCCACCGTCGACGCCGGCGGGGTGCCGACCCGCTCCCTCCAGGCGGGCGCCGGCGAACCGGTGATCTTCCTCCACGGCACCAGCGGCCACCTGGAGGCCTTCGCCCGCAACATCGGCGACCACGCCAGGCGGTACGCCTGCCACGCCATCGACATGCTCGGACATGGTTACACCGGCAAGCCGGACTTCCCCTATGAGATCCCCCGCTACCGCGACCACCTGCTCGCCTACATGGACGCCAACGGGATCGAGTCCGCCCACATCGTGGGGGAGTCACTCGGCGGATGGGTCGGCGCCCGTACGGCGATCGACGCGCCGGAGCGGGTCGCCTCCCTCCAGTTGCTCTGCGCCGGAGGCACCGTGGCCAACCCGAAGGTCATGGAGCGCATCCGCACCACCACCCGGCAGGCGGTCACCCGGGACGACGTCGAGCTGACCCGGGCGCGCATGCGGCTGCTGATGGCCGACGCCGAGGACGCGACCGAGGAACTGGTCGCGATCAGGCACACCATCTACCACCGGCCCGACTTCGTCGCCACCATCGACAACCTGCTGTGCCTGCAGAACATGGAGACCCGGCTGCGGAACGTCCTCCGCCCGGAAGACCTCGCCCGGATCACCGCGCCCACCCTGATCGTGTGGGGCCGTGACAACCCCTTCGGCGAGGTACCCGAGGCCGCCGCGATGCACGAGGCCATCGCGGGCTCGGAGCTGGTGCTGTTCGACGCGTGCGGCCACTGGCCCCAGCACGAGCAGGCCGTGCGCTACAACGAGGTGAGCCTCGCCTTCCTCGCCAAGCATCCGGTCTCCAGGTGA
- a CDS encoding amidohydrolase, whose amino-acid sequence MNFVNADNTADLVLVNGRVLTMDPARPYATGLAVRDGKIVHVGDAAGWTGAEVVDLRGRVVLPGINDSHLHACGYALLSPPLCLNVGLGSIAEVRETVADAVRQAGPGEWIRGTGWNPGVLAEHRMPGKADLDDVAPHHPVVLQDFSGHTTWVNSKALELAGLDGDGLLHHGEQGLVQRLVPPPAGGLTRVLRDVVAELNGYGITSFTEPGLGPGGGSTFAGGMGAGVLSAYAELARAGELTARVSVLGLPSPMSGASVADTQAYLADLPQDLDGVDERVLRLLGVKVFADGIPPTETAWMREAYPSGGHGSLCTHGATETEQVAELDEILRLVHVAGLQAGVHVVGSRGIDAVVDALATIAREHPRPDARHYVIHGQFASKSALATLGELGYGINLQPVLQAMESNTTRDMFGAEAAEREWPARSAIDAGVLTACSSDAPVTGPDWRVGVSALVARDGEGITLEEALATYTVAGARQDFAEAWKGTISEGKAADLCVSGATDAADVVVAPVELTVFDGRIVWSRP is encoded by the coding sequence GTGAACTTCGTGAACGCCGACAACACTGCAGATCTGGTACTGGTCAACGGGCGCGTGCTCACGATGGACCCGGCGCGGCCGTACGCGACGGGGCTGGCGGTGCGCGACGGGAAGATCGTGCACGTCGGCGACGCCGCGGGGTGGACCGGCGCAGAAGTGGTCGACCTGCGGGGCCGCGTCGTGCTGCCGGGCATCAACGACTCCCACCTGCACGCGTGCGGCTACGCTCTGCTCAGCCCGCCGCTCTGCCTGAACGTCGGGCTCGGCTCGATCGCCGAGGTGCGCGAGACGGTCGCCGACGCCGTACGGCAGGCCGGGCCCGGCGAGTGGATCCGCGGGACCGGCTGGAACCCCGGCGTCCTGGCCGAGCACCGCATGCCGGGCAAGGCCGACCTGGACGACGTGGCGCCGCACCACCCCGTGGTGCTGCAGGACTTCTCCGGCCACACCACCTGGGTGAACTCCAAGGCGCTGGAACTGGCCGGGCTGGACGGCGACGGGTTGCTGCACCACGGCGAGCAGGGGCTGGTGCAGCGCCTGGTGCCGCCTCCGGCGGGCGGCCTGACGCGGGTGCTGCGCGACGTGGTGGCCGAGCTGAACGGGTACGGCATCACCAGCTTCACCGAGCCGGGGCTCGGCCCCGGCGGCGGGTCGACGTTCGCGGGCGGGATGGGTGCCGGAGTCCTCTCGGCGTACGCGGAACTCGCGCGCGCGGGCGAGCTGACCGCGCGGGTGAGCGTGCTCGGCCTGCCCAGCCCCATGTCCGGCGCGTCCGTGGCCGACACCCAGGCGTACCTCGCCGACCTGCCCCAGGACCTGGACGGAGTGGACGAACGGGTGCTGCGCCTGCTCGGCGTGAAGGTGTTCGCCGACGGCATCCCGCCGACGGAGACCGCGTGGATGCGCGAGGCGTACCCCTCGGGCGGGCACGGCTCGCTGTGCACGCACGGCGCGACGGAGACCGAGCAGGTGGCCGAGCTGGACGAGATCCTGCGCCTGGTGCACGTGGCCGGGCTCCAGGCGGGTGTGCACGTGGTGGGCAGCCGGGGCATCGACGCCGTGGTGGACGCGCTGGCGACGATCGCCCGCGAACACCCCAGGCCGGACGCCAGGCACTACGTGATCCACGGCCAGTTCGCCTCCAAGTCCGCCCTGGCCACGCTCGGCGAGCTGGGCTACGGGATCAACCTGCAGCCGGTGCTGCAGGCCATGGAGTCCAACACGACCCGGGACATGTTCGGCGCCGAGGCGGCCGAGCGGGAATGGCCGGCCAGGTCGGCCATCGACGCGGGCGTGCTGACCGCGTGCAGCTCCGACGCCCCGGTGACCGGCCCCGACTGGCGGGTGGGCGTGTCCGCGCTCGTCGCGCGGGACGGCGAGGGGATCACGCTGGAGGAGGCGCTGGCCACGTACACGGTCGCCGGGGCGCGGCAGGACTTCGCCGAGGCGTGGAAGGGCACGATCAGCGAGGGCAAGGCGGCGGACCTGTGCGTGAGCGGCGCGACGGACGCCGCGGACGTCGTGGTGGCGCCGGTCGAGCTGACCGTGTTCGACGGCCGGATCGTCTGGTCCCGTCCTTGA
- a CDS encoding branched-chain amino acid ABC transporter ATP-binding protein/permease, with the protein MRPADESTAPRSAPAGAPETGIAAEPRAAQGGIRAFAARGVVRWAGGAVVLSVLAYGLAAGLPLYWVFLAMSAVISGVLLQSLGVVAGQAGMVSLCQMAFAAIGAWTTSQLNVWGVPGGLYVWLPLAGLAAVPFGLLIGLPALRLRGVHLAIITLGFAATIDIVMAANSFPGVSQGIVVGRPAGLGSDRQYFLFCCGVFALVAVALALVRRTRLGASWRALRESERATAAAGTSVPGAKLSAFAVSAFIAGVSGALLAGQLAMVVSRNFDPGQSLVAYAVAIMAGAHHAEGALIGGALGVVVAELLRRFDVPQQWANVVFAVGAMQAMTQGSGMSDGLRAVLHRRRRPRTAPDSPAAAPSPSAAPAPPPAETRAEVARDAPDALRITGVSVRYGQVVAVDDVTLTVPAGEVHGLVGPNGAGKSSLVDAISGFVPAGGGTVEVGGVDVSGLAVHRRARAGLRRTFQQDRVPVGLTVREYLRFASRRPLGDAELADGLAGLVAVAPGDPIAALDVGTRRLLEVAGTLLARPAVAVLDEPAAGLGHSESERLGAWLRQVPSRYGTSVLLIEHDLDLVRAACSGVTVLDFGEVIAAGPPAEVFAEPRVQRAYLGEEPTT; encoded by the coding sequence ATGCGTCCCGCTGACGAATCGACGGCCCCGCGGTCCGCGCCGGCCGGCGCCCCGGAGACGGGCATCGCCGCTGAGCCCCGCGCCGCGCAGGGCGGCATCCGCGCCTTCGCCGCGCGCGGCGTCGTGCGGTGGGCCGGAGGCGCGGTCGTGCTGTCGGTGCTCGCCTACGGGCTGGCCGCCGGGCTTCCGCTCTACTGGGTGTTCCTCGCCATGTCGGCGGTGATCTCCGGGGTGCTGCTGCAGAGCCTCGGCGTGGTGGCCGGTCAGGCGGGAATGGTCTCCCTGTGCCAGATGGCCTTCGCCGCCATCGGCGCCTGGACCACCTCCCAGCTCAACGTGTGGGGCGTGCCCGGCGGCCTGTACGTGTGGCTGCCCCTCGCGGGCCTGGCCGCCGTGCCGTTCGGCCTGCTGATCGGCCTGCCCGCGCTGCGGCTGCGCGGCGTCCATCTGGCGATCATCACGCTCGGCTTCGCCGCCACCATCGACATCGTCATGGCCGCCAACTCCTTCCCCGGGGTGAGCCAGGGCATCGTGGTCGGCCGGCCCGCCGGGCTCGGCTCGGACCGGCAGTACTTCCTGTTCTGCTGCGGGGTGTTCGCGCTGGTGGCCGTGGCGCTGGCCCTGGTACGGCGCACCCGGCTCGGGGCCTCGTGGCGGGCGCTGCGGGAGTCCGAGCGTGCCACGGCGGCGGCCGGGACCAGCGTGCCCGGGGCCAAGCTGAGCGCCTTCGCCGTCAGCGCGTTCATCGCGGGCGTCTCGGGCGCGTTGCTCGCCGGGCAGCTCGCGATGGTCGTGTCGCGGAACTTCGATCCCGGCCAGTCGCTGGTCGCGTACGCGGTGGCGATCATGGCGGGGGCTCATCACGCCGAGGGAGCGCTCATCGGAGGCGCGCTCGGGGTGGTGGTCGCCGAGTTGCTGCGGCGGTTCGACGTGCCGCAGCAGTGGGCGAACGTGGTGTTCGCGGTCGGCGCGATGCAGGCGATGACGCAGGGGTCCGGCATGAGCGACGGCCTGCGCGCGGTGCTCCACCGGCGCCGCCGTCCCCGTACCGCCCCCGACTCCCCCGCCGCGGCACCGTCCCCCTCAGCCGCACCCGCGCCGCCACCTGCGGAAACGCGCGCGGAGGTGGCGCGTGACGCGCCGGACGCGTTGCGGATCACCGGGGTGAGCGTGCGGTACGGGCAGGTGGTCGCCGTCGACGACGTCACGCTCACCGTGCCCGCCGGAGAGGTGCACGGCCTGGTCGGGCCGAACGGCGCGGGCAAGTCGTCCCTCGTCGACGCGATCAGCGGCTTCGTCCCCGCCGGCGGCGGCACGGTGGAGGTCGGCGGCGTGGACGTGTCCGGGCTGGCCGTGCACCGGCGCGCCAGGGCCGGGCTGCGCAGGACGTTCCAGCAGGACCGGGTGCCCGTGGGGCTGACCGTGCGCGAATACCTGCGCTTCGCCTCCCGCCGGCCCCTCGGCGACGCCGAGCTGGCCGACGGGCTGGCCGGGCTGGTGGCGGTGGCGCCGGGCGACCCGATCGCGGCGCTGGACGTGGGCACGCGGCGGCTGCTGGAGGTGGCGGGCACGCTGCTGGCCCGCCCCGCCGTCGCCGTCCTCGACGAACCGGCCGCGGGGCTCGGGCACTCGGAGAGCGAGCGGCTCGGCGCGTGGCTGCGGCAGGTGCCCTCCAGATACGGCACGTCGGTGCTGCTCATCGAGCACGACCTGGACCTGGTCAGGGCGGCGTGCTCGGGCGTGACCGTGCTCGACTTCGGCGAGGTGATCGCCGCCGGGCCACCGGCCGAGGTGTTCGCCGAGCCCCGGGTTCAGCGGGCCTACCTGGGCGAAGAGCCCACGACCTGA
- a CDS encoding GNAT family N-acetyltransferase, protein MLPSARTGTDSAASRIVPMTPEHAAEVLAIYRLGIDEGQATFETTAPTWEQFDSAKLPGHRHVALDEAGHVLGWVADGTGLMRADAEIVAERMRSPAPRSFTSGSKGRAPGKTVRSGAEGRFQGRSSDLLPVTAATVAAIMVRQ, encoded by the coding sequence ATCCTTCCCTCCGCTCGAACCGGGACGGACTCAGCCGCGTCGCGCATCGTGCCCATGACGCCCGAACACGCCGCCGAAGTCCTCGCGATCTACCGGCTCGGCATCGACGAGGGCCAAGCCACCTTCGAGACGACCGCCCCCACCTGGGAACAGTTCGACTCGGCCAAGCTCCCCGGCCATCGACACGTCGCCCTGGACGAGGCCGGCCACGTGCTCGGCTGGGTCGCGGACGGTACAGGGCTTATGCGAGCCGACGCGGAGATTGTTGCCGAACGCATGCGATCTCCGGCCCCGCGGTCCTTCACCTCGGGGTCGAAGGGGCGGGCCCCTGGGAAAACCGTCCGGAGCGGAGCGGAGGGCCGTTTCCAGGGGCGGTCCTCGGATCTCCTGCCAGTGACAGCCGCTACGGTGGCGGCGATCATGGTCCGTCAGTAG
- a CDS encoding M1 family metallopeptidase, producing the protein MFSIRISRTSAVRAAAAVAVTAMVSSTVGCGGSTPAATRSPTAEPGAQSAGDPLFAYLGNGGYDVGSYDVRYDYRSGRTKMNASVRIEAVATQALSSFSLDAAVERIDAVTVAGRRAAFRVSGEKLLVTPEQVLPQGRSFRVEVSFRVDRSANPQSPAFPPGEEPHRTAWVGKDDGFAVLGQPDRAHMFFPSNDHPSAKAKVTFRITVPRGLQAVANGTLRSREEKAGRVTYTFTTRDPIPTHVVQAAVGRFTLIKGTGPGGMPLRSYVATGQAAKTRRLVDGIPAQMAWLEKHLGPYPFETYGVLGVPGDYNGVALETATISTHAVQSLTGTDPEGRVTKEAMQDDAITMMHELAHQYFGDAVAVRDWNQMWISEGHAEFYQVLYAVEKGYRDLDDPGRGLRARYEFDGEKRVESGPPGNMKHARDVLVGTNTAGLLMLFGLRELVGEATFQRIEKSFFSEFKGRSAGTEDYIKVANRVSGKDLTGYINSWIYDTTTPRMPGHPDWKPTR; encoded by the coding sequence ATGTTCTCCATCCGAATTTCCCGTACGTCGGCGGTCCGGGCGGCGGCCGCGGTGGCCGTGACCGCGATGGTGTCTTCGACGGTCGGTTGTGGCGGCTCGACACCGGCGGCCACGCGGTCCCCGACGGCCGAGCCGGGCGCGCAGAGCGCCGGGGACCCGCTCTTCGCCTACCTGGGCAACGGCGGCTACGACGTCGGTTCCTACGACGTGCGCTACGACTACAGGAGCGGCCGCACGAAGATGAACGCCTCGGTGCGGATCGAGGCCGTCGCGACTCAGGCCCTGTCGTCATTCAGCCTGGACGCGGCGGTGGAGAGGATCGACGCCGTCACCGTGGCCGGCCGTCGTGCCGCGTTCCGCGTCTCGGGGGAAAAGCTGCTGGTCACCCCCGAGCAGGTCCTGCCCCAGGGCCGTTCCTTCCGCGTGGAGGTTTCCTTCCGGGTGGACCGAAGCGCCAATCCGCAGTCTCCCGCGTTTCCCCCTGGCGAAGAGCCGCACCGCACGGCCTGGGTCGGCAAGGACGACGGATTCGCGGTCCTGGGCCAGCCTGACCGGGCCCACATGTTCTTCCCTTCGAACGACCACCCCAGCGCCAAGGCGAAGGTCACCTTCCGCATCACGGTCCCGAGGGGCCTGCAGGCGGTCGCCAACGGCACGTTGCGCTCGCGCGAGGAGAAAGCGGGTCGTGTCACCTACACCTTCACCACCCGCGACCCCATCCCGACCCATGTCGTCCAGGCGGCCGTCGGCCGCTTCACCTTGATCAAGGGCACGGGGCCCGGAGGTATGCCGCTACGCAGCTACGTCGCCACGGGCCAAGCCGCCAAGACCCGCAGGCTCGTGGACGGCATCCCCGCCCAGATGGCCTGGCTCGAGAAGCACCTCGGCCCCTACCCCTTCGAGACCTACGGCGTGCTCGGGGTACCCGGCGACTACAACGGTGTCGCCCTGGAGACCGCGACCATCTCCACCCACGCCGTGCAGTCTCTGACCGGCACCGACCCCGAGGGCCGCGTCACCAAGGAGGCCATGCAGGACGACGCGATCACCATGATGCACGAGCTGGCCCACCAGTACTTCGGCGACGCGGTCGCCGTGCGCGACTGGAACCAGATGTGGATCAGCGAGGGTCACGCCGAGTTCTACCAGGTCCTCTATGCCGTGGAGAAGGGGTACCGGGACCTGGACGACCCCGGACGGGGCCTTCGCGCCCGCTACGAGTTCGACGGTGAGAAGCGCGTCGAATCCGGCCCGCCCGGGAACATGAAGCACGCCCGCGACGTGCTGGTGGGCACCAACACCGCGGGCCTGCTGATGCTGTTCGGCCTGCGCGAGCTGGTCGGCGAGGCCACGTTCCAGCGGATCGAGAAGAGCTTCTTCAGCGAGTTCAAGGGCCGCTCGGCCGGCACCGAGGACTACATCAAGGTCGCCAACCGGGTGAGCGGAAAGGACCTGACCGGCTACATCAACAGCTGGATCTACGACACCACGACCCCGCGGATGCCGGGCCACCCGGACTGGAAGCCCACGCGATGA
- a CDS encoding MaoC family dehydratase encodes MAVILREPGIRPVEAAYPLSLGSVSPVCQPRRAMFRTVCVSYRNSSGSRLGKKPTEEEVEMTTESAERVSWPGRYFEDFSVGDMYRHPLGRTVTATDNVWQALLTQNTMPVHFDAHYAAQTEFGRRLVDSTFTLALVTGQSVTDVSQHVMANLGWDKVRLPNPVFEGDTIYSQSEVLSVRESRSRHNVGIVTVRTIGFNQRGEIVIVFERTMMIYRRGHGPDVTAVRPVWDERARRAVPGP; translated from the coding sequence ATGGCCGTCATCCTGCGCGAGCCGGGTATCCGCCCTGTCGAAGCCGCGTATCCGCTGTCGCTCGGCTCTGTATCACCTGTGTGTCAACCGAGACGCGCCATGTTCCGAACCGTCTGTGTGTCGTACCGAAACTCCTCGGGTAGCAGACTGGGAAAGAAGCCGACCGAAGAGGAGGTCGAGATGACCACCGAATCGGCAGAGCGGGTCTCGTGGCCGGGCCGCTACTTCGAGGACTTCTCCGTGGGCGACATGTACCGGCATCCGCTGGGGCGGACGGTGACCGCCACGGACAACGTATGGCAGGCGCTCCTGACCCAGAACACCATGCCGGTGCACTTCGACGCGCACTATGCGGCCCAGACCGAGTTCGGCCGGCGCCTGGTGGACTCGACGTTCACGCTGGCGCTGGTCACCGGTCAGAGCGTCACGGACGTCTCGCAACACGTGATGGCGAACCTCGGCTGGGACAAGGTGCGGCTGCCGAACCCGGTGTTCGAGGGCGACACGATCTACTCGCAGTCGGAAGTGCTGTCCGTACGGGAGTCGCGCTCGCGCCACAACGTGGGCATCGTGACGGTCCGCACCATCGGCTTCAACCAGCGTGGCGAGATCGTCATCGTCTTCGAACGCACCATGATGATCTACCGACGGGGTCACGGGCCCGACGTGACCGCCGTGCGGCCGGTCTGGGACGAACGAGCACGGCGGGCGGTACCGGGGCCGTGA
- a CDS encoding acyl-CoA dehydrogenase family protein gives MTSSVTPSAPTRACSSRWPAPTPRSPRRTRCAPARAALFDSGQHSGAEANTAEFLASEAGWQAANVCLDIHGGNGFVDTWDVERKFRETRLYQVAPVNNNLILAFLGQHVLGLPRSY, from the coding sequence GTGACGTCTTCGGTCACCCCATCGGCGCCGACCAGGGCGTGCAGTTCCCGCTGGCCCGCGCCTACACCCAGGTCGCCGCGGCGGACCAGATGCGCACCCGCGCGGGCCGCCCTGTTCGACAGCGGGCAGCACAGCGGCGCCGAGGCGAACACGGCCGAATTCCTGGCGAGCGAGGCCGGCTGGCAGGCGGCCAACGTCTGCCTGGACATCCACGGCGGCAACGGCTTCGTCGACACCTGGGACGTCGAACGAAAGTTCCGCGAAACCCGCCTCTACCAGGTCGCCCCCGTCAACAACAACCTGATCCTGGCCTTCCTCGGCCAACACGTCCTCGGTTTACCCCGCTCCTACTGA
- a CDS encoding ABC transporter ATP-binding protein: MDLQLRDVSVARGGQPVVRDVTLTAGEGRVTVLLGPNGAGKTTLLEAVSGVVPAVKGEIELGGQVLTKWPRTRRARYGLAHVEQGRAVFGTLTTRENITLVGDPARAVELFPELERRLDVRAGLLSGGEQQMLVLARAILTGPAALLLDEMSLGLAPGIVRRLLPVIRGLADDGCAVLLVEQFAHAALALADTAYVMAHGTITYGGDPAPLRESDAALKRAYLGDDS; the protein is encoded by the coding sequence ATGGATCTCCAGTTGCGGGACGTGAGCGTGGCCAGGGGCGGCCAGCCGGTGGTCAGGGACGTGACGCTGACCGCCGGCGAAGGCCGGGTCACGGTGCTGCTCGGGCCCAACGGCGCGGGCAAGACGACGTTGCTCGAAGCGGTCTCGGGCGTCGTCCCGGCCGTCAAGGGCGAGATCGAGCTGGGCGGCCAGGTGCTCACCAAGTGGCCGCGCACCCGCCGGGCCCGGTACGGGCTGGCGCACGTGGAACAGGGCCGCGCCGTGTTCGGCACCCTCACCACCCGCGAGAACATCACGCTGGTCGGCGACCCCGCGCGCGCCGTGGAGCTGTTCCCCGAGCTGGAACGACGGCTCGACGTGCGGGCGGGACTGCTGTCCGGCGGCGAGCAGCAAATGCTGGTCCTGGCCAGGGCCATCCTGACCGGCCCGGCCGCGCTGCTGCTCGACGAGATGTCCCTGGGCCTCGCCCCGGGCATCGTGCGCCGCCTGCTACCGGTGATCCGGGGGCTGGCCGACGACGGCTGCGCGGTACTACTGGTAGAGCAGTTCGCGCACGCGGCGCTGGCCCTGGCCGACACGGCCTACGTGATGGCACACGGAACCATCACGTACGGCGGCGACCCCGCGCCGCTGCGCGAGTCCGACGCCGCGCTGAAGCGCGCATATTTGGGAGATGATTCGTGA